From a region of the Vibrio orientalis CIP 102891 = ATCC 33934 genome:
- a CDS encoding nuclear transport factor 2 family protein, protein MSKYQEAKRIVREYFDAMENATHENVAEVLKAHTSEDYLWRGVYPFREQEGAQAAADVFWSPMMKSMTRMQRRQDIFIGGNNEINPDEIWVMSMGHFMGLFDAEYLGMRPTGKIMNVRYAEFNCVVDGKITKTGLFLDLLGMMDQAGCYPLPPSTGKHFVYPGPRNHDGLLFEDAAPEEGVATLALVNKMVDDLSALNDSGAMGCPPEVLEKSWSKDMIWYGPCGIGASYTIPRYQQQHQLPFRNNLKDKKFNGHVCRFAEGNFSCFFGWPNLSNTPTGGFLGMTGGEVRADMQVVDVYYRDGDKLSENWVLIDLPYWLKQQGLDVFERTSSILNPTL, encoded by the coding sequence ATGTCTAAATATCAAGAAGCTAAACGCATTGTTCGCGAATACTTTGATGCAATGGAAAACGCAACTCACGAGAACGTGGCTGAAGTATTGAAAGCACACACTTCTGAAGACTACTTGTGGCGCGGTGTTTACCCATTCCGTGAGCAAGAAGGTGCTCAAGCTGCGGCTGACGTATTCTGGTCTCCAATGATGAAATCAATGACTCGCATGCAGCGTCGTCAAGATATCTTCATCGGTGGTAACAACGAAATCAACCCAGATGAAATTTGGGTAATGAGCATGGGTCACTTCATGGGTCTATTCGACGCTGAATACCTAGGCATGCGTCCTACTGGCAAAATAATGAACGTTCGCTACGCAGAGTTTAACTGTGTTGTTGACGGCAAGATCACTAAGACAGGTCTGTTCCTAGACCTACTAGGCATGATGGATCAAGCGGGTTGCTACCCATTACCACCATCAACAGGTAAGCACTTCGTATACCCTGGTCCACGTAACCACGACGGTCTACTGTTTGAAGATGCCGCTCCAGAAGAAGGCGTAGCAACGCTTGCTCTAGTGAACAAGATGGTTGATGACCTTTCTGCTCTGAACGACAGTGGCGCAATGGGCTGCCCACCAGAAGTTCTAGAGAAGAGCTGGTCTAAAGACATGATCTGGTACGGCCCTTGTGGTATCGGCGCGTCTTACACCATTCCTCGTTACCAACAGCAGCACCAACTTCCTTTCCGCAACAACCTGAAAGACAAGAAGTTTAACGGTCACGTTTGTCGCTTCGCTGAAGGTAACTTCTCTTGTTTCTTCGGTTGGCCAAACCTATCAAACACGCCAACAGGTGGCTTCCTTGGCATGACTGGCGGCGAAGTTCGTGCCGACATGCAAGTGGTTGACGTGTACTACCGTGACGGCGACAAGCTATCTGAAAACTGGGTACTGATCGACCTTCCTTACTGGCTAAAACAGCAAGGTCTGGACGTGTTTGAACGCACTTCATCAATCCTAAACCCAACGCTGTAA
- a CDS encoding MFS transporter, with the protein MTNKKHMSEVPMIQRVAAYLAILVGYFFYCYNFVIIDYVRPYIVDAYDGINLADTAQFYTWQSVGALIGALSCAWVASNFGKKSTLIAITALNGGATIINMMFTDYAMWAAMRFIIGISLGGYFTVAVSLMIGLFTPTVRGKLTAFASSMFSVALMAMGAYAAFISSIDAPWQSLMWVGGIPPLAAAVIMIFILPSDKKVIAYGEEDQAKAEESNAPAKKGSWGEMLSAPYRKLTITCLLLAGLNFYGYQFFSGFVTTYLKEVRQFDGATIGIIFSISAFGSLFGAWVWGAIADKYGRKVNAFGFILAGIMASVFFVAPSDVMIGSLNMLAILGLIYNFGLSASAVWGGYFSELFPAHLRSFGAALFHGGRIIGMWAPMVLVFIQERSDLATAMWGSPIVWIVAGLLWLSLPETLKGGIFDKSKKAETAKA; encoded by the coding sequence ATGACGAATAAAAAACACATGAGCGAAGTTCCTATGATTCAAAGGGTAGCTGCATATCTAGCAATTCTAGTGGGCTACTTTTTCTATTGTTATAACTTTGTAATTATTGACTACGTACGCCCATACATCGTTGATGCGTATGATGGCATTAACCTAGCGGATACCGCTCAGTTCTACACATGGCAGTCGGTTGGCGCACTTATTGGTGCTCTGAGCTGTGCGTGGGTGGCTTCAAACTTTGGTAAGAAATCGACTCTTATTGCCATCACTGCACTGAACGGCGGCGCGACCATCATCAACATGATGTTTACTGACTACGCTATGTGGGCAGCAATGCGTTTCATCATCGGTATTTCTTTGGGTGGTTACTTCACGGTAGCGGTAAGCCTAATGATTGGCCTATTCACGCCTACCGTTCGCGGTAAGTTAACGGCATTTGCTTCTTCAATGTTCTCTGTTGCTTTAATGGCAATGGGGGCTTATGCAGCATTTATCTCAAGCATTGACGCGCCTTGGCAAAGCCTAATGTGGGTAGGTGGTATTCCTCCTCTAGCAGCGGCCGTAATAATGATCTTTATCCTGCCGAGCGACAAAAAAGTGATCGCTTACGGTGAAGAAGACCAAGCAAAAGCGGAAGAATCAAACGCACCAGCGAAAAAAGGTTCTTGGGGCGAAATGCTTAGCGCGCCTTACCGCAAGCTAACTATCACTTGTCTATTGCTAGCTGGTCTTAACTTCTACGGTTACCAGTTCTTCTCAGGCTTTGTGACAACGTACCTAAAAGAAGTTCGTCAATTCGACGGCGCGACTATCGGCATCATCTTCTCTATCTCGGCATTCGGTTCTCTATTCGGTGCTTGGGTATGGGGTGCGATTGCAGACAAATACGGTCGTAAGGTTAACGCATTCGGTTTCATCCTAGCGGGCATCATGGCATCGGTATTCTTCGTTGCTCCAAGCGACGTGATGATCGGCAGCCTTAACATGCTGGCTATCCTAGGTCTTATCTACAACTTCGGCCTATCAGCTTCAGCAGTATGGGGTGGCTACTTCTCAGAACTGTTCCCAGCTCACCTACGCAGCTTCGGTGCAGCGCTATTCCACGGCGGTCGTATCATCGGCATGTGGGCACCAATGGTGCTGGTATTCATCCAAGAGCGCAGCGACCTTGCAACAGCGATGTGGGGCTCACCAATCGTATGGATTGTGGCTGGTCTACTGTGGCTATCTCTACCTGAAACGTTAAAGGGCGGCATCTTCGACAAGAGCAAAAAAGCGGAAACAGCAAAAGCTTAA
- a CDS encoding sodium:solute symporter — protein sequence MVTYSSFVVIALYVLTTLFISYLVNKKFSVGGDFSTGGKQFGWFTAGVSILATYISAMTFVGMPGWVYSSGMEAMSVHLNYPIVIFFAVIFFVPVFYKLGLTSIYEYLELRFGVVARTINSIVFIVVQCISAGVILYAVALIMVQVLPISISEAIIYISIFTACYTYAGGISTVIWTDMLQSAVLVAGSVAIFAMLLTEINAADHLSRDHLNIINLDFDLGVDTTLWAGVVAVSFLHLSVYGTNQLIIQRTLATKCEKTAQKSMLLCGYGAFFVYLFFAVMGVLLSIFYQDQSFENSNEVILDFVFNHTNPIVVGLIISALAAAAMSTLDSTYNSMATVATFDIYKRFLRKSADNEHYEKVARKMSLLAAAMVVVPALLAVSNESVLKTIASLTSIFVGIRLGSFVLGLFWVKANEKGVIVGSIMSVIAVFTAMYLDVAWPWFAPIGTFVFLLLGALVSRRWGSVTAEQQTFINNQKHLFAKPTASHYGLLVFAVATIAACMALPDWLYAALS from the coding sequence ATGGTTACGTACTCAAGTTTTGTGGTTATTGCTCTTTATGTGCTTACTACTTTATTTATCAGCTACTTAGTAAATAAGAAATTTAGTGTTGGTGGCGATTTTTCAACGGGTGGAAAGCAGTTCGGTTGGTTTACGGCAGGTGTTTCGATTCTTGCAACCTACATCAGTGCGATGACGTTCGTCGGTATGCCTGGCTGGGTTTACAGTTCAGGTATGGAAGCGATGAGCGTTCATTTGAATTACCCAATAGTGATCTTTTTCGCTGTGATTTTCTTTGTTCCAGTGTTTTACAAACTTGGCCTGACTTCTATCTATGAATATCTAGAGCTCCGCTTTGGCGTTGTGGCTCGCACGATCAATTCTATCGTGTTCATTGTGGTTCAGTGCATTTCGGCGGGTGTGATTTTGTATGCAGTGGCGTTGATCATGGTGCAAGTTCTGCCCATCAGTATTTCAGAGGCCATAATCTACATCAGTATTTTCACCGCTTGCTATACCTATGCGGGGGGCATTTCTACGGTAATATGGACCGATATGCTGCAATCAGCTGTCTTGGTCGCGGGCAGTGTTGCCATCTTTGCCATGTTACTGACAGAGATTAACGCTGCCGACCACTTGTCTCGTGATCACCTTAATATCATCAATTTAGACTTTGACTTGGGGGTAGATACCACACTATGGGCGGGTGTTGTGGCGGTGAGCTTTTTGCATTTGAGTGTGTACGGCACCAACCAATTGATCATCCAACGTACATTGGCAACCAAATGTGAAAAGACCGCACAGAAATCGATGCTGTTGTGTGGCTACGGTGCATTCTTCGTGTACTTATTCTTCGCGGTGATGGGTGTTCTTCTAAGTATTTTCTACCAAGATCAATCGTTTGAAAATAGCAACGAAGTGATTTTGGATTTCGTCTTCAACCACACTAACCCAATCGTCGTTGGTTTGATTATTTCCGCATTGGCGGCGGCCGCGATGTCAACCTTGGATTCGACTTACAACTCAATGGCAACGGTCGCAACGTTCGATATCTACAAACGATTTCTCCGCAAGAGTGCCGATAATGAGCACTACGAAAAAGTCGCAAGAAAGATGAGTTTGCTTGCTGCGGCCATGGTGGTAGTGCCAGCTCTTCTAGCGGTATCGAATGAATCAGTACTCAAAACCATTGCTAGCCTGACTTCCATCTTCGTTGGCATACGCTTGGGTTCGTTCGTGCTTGGCTTATTCTGGGTGAAAGCAAACGAAAAAGGCGTGATCGTTGGCAGCATCATGAGTGTGATTGCGGTGTTTACTGCTATGTATCTCGACGTGGCTTGGCCGTGGTTCGCGCCAATCGGTACGTTTGTCTTCCTTTTGCTTGGTGCGTTAGTGAGCCGTCGTTGGGGCTCCGTGACTGCCGAGCAACAAACCTTTATCAATAATCAAAAACATCTTTTTGCAAAGCCAACCGCAAGCCACTACGGGTTGTTGGTGTTCGCTGTGGCGACCATCGCTGCTTGTATGGCCCTCCCTGATTGGCTTTATGCTGCATTGTCGTAA
- a CDS encoding L-serine ammonia-lyase, whose amino-acid sequence MLSIFDIYKIGVGPSSSHTNGPMIAGYHFTRLIESNLAKVVRIQVDLYGSLSLTGIGHHTDRATILGLLGNKPDTIKIASANKAMRKAIEEGMMSVDGRHEIEFNYKTDMLFHEESLPLHENGMTITALDAQGNQVGFETYYSIGGGFIATADELKNGSATAPVKVEFPFSGADEMLEQAEKNGMSLGGMILKNEQAFQDMEAINQRAEQIWRVMTRCMERGFETEGILDGGLNVTRRAPNLLKKLEANAIVENDPMEIMDWINLFAFAVSEENAAGGQVVTSPTNGAAGVIPAVLMYYHRFIKELDTKQLKDFLAVSGAIGILYKTNASISGAEVGCQGEVGVSSSMAAAGLTALRGGSNEQICIAAEIAMEHSLGMTCDPIGGLVQVPCIERNAMGAMKAINASRMALKRNSKCLISLDKVIETMYQTGKDMNKKYRETSLGGLALIHLAAPCE is encoded by the coding sequence ATGCTGTCCATCTTTGATATTTACAAGATTGGGGTTGGTCCTTCCAGCTCTCACACCAATGGCCCTATGATCGCGGGTTACCACTTCACTCGTTTGATTGAATCGAACTTGGCTAAAGTGGTTCGGATTCAAGTCGATTTATACGGCTCACTATCGTTAACGGGGATTGGTCACCATACTGACCGTGCGACCATTCTTGGTTTACTTGGCAACAAACCAGATACCATCAAAATCGCTTCTGCGAACAAAGCTATGCGCAAGGCGATTGAAGAGGGCATGATGTCTGTTGATGGCCGTCATGAAATTGAATTCAACTACAAAACGGATATGTTGTTCCATGAAGAGAGCCTCCCTCTGCATGAGAATGGCATGACGATTACTGCGTTAGATGCGCAGGGCAATCAGGTTGGTTTTGAAACTTACTACTCTATCGGTGGTGGCTTCATCGCGACGGCTGATGAACTGAAAAATGGCAGTGCGACTGCACCCGTAAAGGTTGAATTCCCATTCTCTGGCGCAGACGAAATGTTGGAACAAGCAGAGAAGAACGGCATGAGCCTAGGCGGTATGATTCTGAAAAACGAACAAGCGTTTCAGGATATGGAAGCCATCAATCAACGTGCAGAACAGATCTGGCGTGTGATGACGCGTTGTATGGAGCGCGGATTTGAAACCGAAGGTATTCTTGATGGCGGTTTGAACGTGACTCGTAGAGCACCAAACTTGCTGAAAAAGCTGGAAGCAAATGCAATTGTTGAGAATGATCCAATGGAAATCATGGATTGGATTAACCTGTTCGCTTTTGCGGTTAGTGAAGAAAATGCCGCAGGCGGCCAAGTAGTGACGTCGCCAACTAATGGTGCTGCGGGTGTGATTCCTGCGGTATTGATGTACTACCATCGCTTCATCAAAGAGCTCGATACCAAACAGCTTAAAGACTTTCTTGCTGTGTCCGGCGCGATTGGCATTTTGTACAAAACCAATGCGTCTATCTCTGGTGCTGAAGTCGGTTGTCAGGGCGAAGTCGGTGTGTCTTCTTCCATGGCGGCGGCTGGTTTAACCGCGCTACGTGGCGGTAGCAATGAGCAGATATGCATTGCGGCCGAGATTGCTATGGAGCATTCACTGGGCATGACTTGTGACCCGATCGGTGGCTTAGTGCAAGTACCGTGTATTGAGCGTAATGCGATGGGCGCAATGAAAGCAATCAATGCATCTCGTATGGCGTTAAAGCGCAATAGTAAATGTTTGATCTCGTTAGATAAGGTGATTGAAACCATGTATCAAACGGGTAAAGACATGAACAAGAAATACCGGGAAACGTCACTGGGTGGATTAGCCCTGATTCACCTTGCGGCACCTTGCGAATAG
- a CDS encoding NAD(P)-dependent alcohol dehydrogenase codes for MMKGIVTSNKKTSLNTNIDIPTPKENEVLVKVQCASVNPTDIDFINGKYDLYLKLLGGFHDVRTGLEFSGIVEKEAGNFKEGDRVFGYVDLMKGMKTHQEYICINTDYIALMPKNLNFEQAAALPLGALTTLTAFTDVSDVQQGTKLLINGASGGLGVYAVQLAKILGAQTTAIAGPGQKDFLLQLGANEVYNYKETDINELQTKFDVFLDLSNKRQFKEVKPVLAGNGQFIPLEPDKQLLGFVTNLFSSKKMKYLMVSKGDHQKLTKIAKWVEQSELQVYVDSVYDLSDYEEAFKRLSNQGKQGRVVIKVAQDS; via the coding sequence ATGATGAAAGGTATTGTAACAAGCAATAAAAAGACTTCCCTTAATACCAACATTGATATCCCAACGCCTAAAGAAAACGAAGTTTTAGTCAAAGTACAATGTGCCTCGGTTAATCCCACCGATATTGACTTTATAAACGGAAAATATGATTTATACCTGAAGTTATTAGGTGGCTTTCATGACGTAAGAACGGGCTTGGAGTTCTCTGGCATTGTTGAAAAAGAGGCTGGAAATTTTAAAGAAGGCGATAGGGTTTTTGGATATGTTGATTTGATGAAAGGCATGAAAACTCATCAAGAATATATTTGCATCAATACCGATTATATTGCCTTAATGCCAAAAAACCTGAATTTTGAACAAGCGGCTGCTTTACCTTTAGGCGCACTAACTACCTTAACCGCGTTCACTGATGTTAGTGACGTGCAACAAGGCACAAAGCTGTTAATCAATGGTGCTTCTGGAGGGCTAGGTGTTTATGCCGTACAGCTTGCAAAAATTTTGGGCGCTCAAACTACTGCCATTGCGGGGCCTGGTCAGAAAGATTTTCTTTTACAGCTTGGCGCTAATGAAGTTTATAACTATAAAGAAACTGATATTAATGAATTACAGACCAAATTTGATGTATTTCTAGATCTGTCTAATAAAAGGCAATTTAAAGAAGTTAAGCCCGTTCTTGCAGGTAACGGCCAATTTATACCACTTGAGCCCGATAAACAGCTCTTAGGCTTTGTGACAAATCTTTTCAGTTCCAAAAAAATGAAGTACCTGATGGTTAGTAAAGGTGATCATCAAAAATTGACGAAAATTGCAAAATGGGTTGAACAATCAGAGCTGCAAGTATATGTCGATAGTGTTTACGACCTCTCTGATTACGAAGAAGCTTTTAAACGTTTAAGTAATCAAGGGAAGCAAGGCCGAGTTGTTATAAAAGTCGCACAGGATTCTTAA
- a CDS encoding TetR/AcrR family transcriptional regulator, translating into MEATLAILKVSGVEGVTMRKVASMAGKSLNNVQHHFKNKEILLNNLADFYFTQCYDDIAQFSPSNRVDEPKQVLYEFVLFILGQSEHISDACLVFRELWAVATRNTELEDKLNQFYVTSIDRACIFWSDYDRANAEKAASLLLPYVEGYSIQHKALPVDKKQMAELLSETLHTLLTQPVND; encoded by the coding sequence ATGGAAGCCACTTTAGCTATCTTGAAAGTCTCTGGTGTAGAAGGGGTGACGATGAGAAAAGTTGCTTCAATGGCAGGTAAGAGTCTTAACAATGTCCAGCATCACTTCAAGAATAAAGAGATATTGTTGAATAACTTAGCGGATTTTTACTTTACTCAATGCTATGACGATATTGCACAGTTTTCACCCAGCAATCGAGTAGACGAGCCAAAACAAGTGCTCTATGAGTTTGTCCTGTTCATATTAGGGCAATCTGAGCACATTAGTGATGCGTGCCTTGTTTTTAGAGAGCTTTGGGCTGTTGCGACTCGAAACACAGAACTTGAGGATAAACTCAATCAATTTTACGTAACCTCAATAGATAGAGCTTGTATCTTTTGGAGTGACTATGACAGAGCAAATGCAGAAAAAGCAGCATCACTGCTCCTGCCTTATGTTGAGGGTTACTCTATTCAACACAAAGCTTTGCCTGTTGATAAAAAACAGATGGCTGAACTGCTCTCAGAAACGCTTCACACTCTGTTGACTCAACCCGTTAATGATTAG
- a CDS encoding LysR family transcriptional regulator, protein MESFEGINEFVTVAESSGFSAAAKQLGCSTSHVSRQVTRLEERLGVALLARSTRMVSLTEAGQAYYQQCKELVIGLQQANEQLSTQQTQLRGVLRVSAAGVFAENYVAPALMEFAKQHPNLTVELNFNTSMVNFIEDGFDFAIRYGRLNDSGLVARKLVDRPMMVAVSQNYIDEHGLPTHPEQLRHHNCIVSNTDVWLFEADDKPLDEVKVQGRWKSNNVHTVLQACEKGLGIAYLPKSSFRDAILSGRLVPILEPYWGSGNSSWIVYQNRRFLPLRARLAIDFLIDHFSKWQE, encoded by the coding sequence ATGGAAAGTTTTGAGGGCATCAACGAGTTTGTAACGGTTGCAGAAAGCTCGGGGTTTTCTGCTGCAGCAAAACAGTTAGGTTGTAGTACTAGCCACGTTAGCCGTCAAGTCACAAGGTTGGAAGAGCGACTAGGTGTTGCGTTATTAGCGCGTTCGACAAGAATGGTGAGCTTAACGGAGGCAGGTCAAGCCTATTACCAACAGTGCAAAGAGTTAGTGATTGGACTTCAACAAGCCAATGAGCAACTGAGCACCCAGCAGACGCAGTTACGTGGTGTGCTACGAGTCAGCGCTGCTGGTGTATTTGCAGAAAACTATGTTGCACCTGCTTTGATGGAGTTTGCCAAGCAACATCCCAACCTCACGGTCGAATTAAACTTCAATACCAGCATGGTGAACTTTATTGAAGATGGCTTTGATTTTGCGATTCGTTACGGACGACTTAATGATTCAGGGCTTGTCGCTAGAAAGCTAGTCGACCGACCAATGATGGTAGCAGTAAGCCAGAATTACATTGATGAGCATGGTTTACCGACTCATCCTGAACAACTTAGGCATCACAATTGTATTGTCTCCAATACAGATGTTTGGCTATTTGAAGCAGATGATAAGCCCTTAGATGAAGTGAAAGTTCAAGGTCGATGGAAAAGTAATAATGTCCATACTGTCTTGCAAGCTTGTGAAAAGGGGTTAGGCATAGCGTATCTGCCAAAAAGTAGCTTTAGAGATGCAATTTTATCTGGCCGTTTGGTTCCTATTCTAGAGCCTTATTGGGGAAGTGGTAATAGCAGCTGGATTGTGTATCAGAATCGACGCTTCCTACCGTTAAGAGCAAGACTCGCAATCGACTTCTTAATCGACCATTTTTCAAAGTGGCAGGAGTGA
- a CDS encoding SDR family oxidoreductase has translation MSDILSSGSVALVTGASSGIGAATARHLVARGLRVIGTGRSLERLKELADELGETGLMIELDVRDEDAVAAALADLPAEWREIDILVNNAGHDAGGWQEFQDLDRTASDDVINTNVTGLIRMTSHVIPRMLNRNRGHIVNIGSISSFTPYPKSAVYCASKFAVDGFTQSLRMDMANTAIRVTQIDPGVVLTGFQLSRYKGDQAAADAFIDSYPTGLTPDDVARAICFSLEQPPGVMIDRIVLQPTQGA, from the coding sequence ATGAGTGACATTTTATCATCAGGCAGCGTTGCATTGGTCACAGGCGCTAGCAGCGGAATCGGCGCCGCTACTGCCCGACACTTGGTTGCCCGCGGACTACGTGTGATTGGCACTGGACGCAGCCTTGAGCGACTAAAAGAGCTTGCAGATGAGCTAGGTGAAACTGGACTGATGATCGAACTCGACGTTCGTGACGAAGACGCTGTCGCTGCCGCATTGGCTGACTTACCCGCCGAGTGGCGTGAGATTGACATTCTAGTAAACAATGCCGGCCATGATGCTGGCGGTTGGCAGGAATTTCAGGATCTCGATCGTACGGCAAGCGATGATGTAATCAACACCAACGTCACAGGCCTGATCCGCATGACATCACATGTTATACCAAGGATGCTCAATCGAAATCGGGGTCATATCGTTAATATAGGGTCGATCAGCTCATTCACGCCCTATCCGAAATCAGCAGTCTACTGTGCCAGTAAGTTTGCCGTAGATGGCTTTACCCAATCCCTACGTATGGACATGGCTAACACCGCAATCCGCGTCACACAGATCGACCCTGGGGTAGTGCTGACTGGATTCCAATTAAGCCGCTACAAGGGTGATCAAGCTGCGGCGGACGCTTTTATTGATAGCTACCCGACCGGACTAACACCGGACGATGTCGCACGCGCTATTTGTTTTTCACTGGAACAACCACCTGGCGTGATGATAGACCGAATTGTACTACAGCCTACGCAAGGAGCCTGA
- a CDS encoding lyase family protein, with protein sequence MQYRIEVDNIGEVRIPVLLPYGAQTQRALNLYPVDNQKTLGDYASLINAVLRIKLASARVNREIGEMDPVLSLNVENTCQSILENYQRELFPVHAFHGGGGISVNMNVNEVVANIVNHSYYAQPYGTYSPAHPNDAINMNHSTSDCLQTASHLAAIEALDRLDTTTERLIYALEYLMANHSDSSKLARTCMQDAVTIEFKQFWGGYLASLRTYQMHLKACRNDLQAVNLSGNIIGRSGDCSTAYAERCIAVLSDVIGIELRKSDNLFQSSQSFDAQIHCVSQVENLAGFIIKIAKDLRLMSSGPEGGLSEITLPAVQAGSSAMPGKVNPTIPEFAIQSAMQAQGHCYSSKQAHIHGELDYNPWGMLLITNLLDAIDHLEKGISVLTEKCIFGIEVNSETQSRNESALVPLVVRVKSKIGYKATLDHVKEAKNSTELKETLQEILKR encoded by the coding sequence ATGCAATACAGAATCGAAGTCGATAATATTGGTGAAGTGAGAATCCCGGTATTACTCCCTTATGGTGCTCAAACACAGCGAGCTCTAAATCTGTACCCCGTAGACAATCAAAAAACACTTGGCGACTACGCTTCACTTATCAACGCTGTTTTACGTATCAAATTAGCTTCTGCTCGTGTAAACAGGGAAATCGGAGAAATGGATCCAGTGCTTTCATTGAACGTTGAAAACACCTGTCAGTCCATATTAGAAAACTACCAGAGGGAACTATTCCCCGTTCACGCTTTTCATGGGGGTGGTGGGATTTCCGTTAATATGAATGTCAATGAGGTCGTCGCTAACATTGTCAATCATAGCTATTATGCCCAGCCCTACGGCACTTATTCTCCTGCTCATCCGAATGACGCCATTAACATGAATCATTCAACGAGCGACTGCTTGCAAACAGCAAGTCATTTGGCTGCTATTGAAGCCCTTGATCGCTTAGATACAACCACTGAGCGCTTGATATACGCACTTGAGTATTTAATGGCGAATCACAGCGACAGTTCCAAACTCGCCAGAACCTGTATGCAGGATGCAGTCACGATTGAGTTTAAACAATTTTGGGGTGGTTACTTAGCATCACTACGCACCTATCAAATGCACCTTAAAGCGTGTCGCAATGACCTTCAGGCTGTTAATTTAAGCGGTAATATTATTGGGCGAAGTGGCGACTGCTCAACGGCTTATGCCGAGCGTTGTATCGCAGTACTTTCAGATGTTATTGGTATAGAGCTTCGCAAGAGCGATAACTTATTTCAATCCAGCCAATCATTTGATGCTCAAATTCATTGTGTAAGTCAGGTGGAGAACTTAGCGGGCTTTATTATCAAGATAGCGAAAGACCTGCGTTTAATGTCTTCCGGTCCCGAGGGCGGTTTATCGGAAATTACACTTCCAGCGGTACAGGCTGGTTCAAGTGCTATGCCAGGAAAAGTAAACCCTACGATTCCCGAGTTTGCCATTCAGTCTGCTATGCAGGCACAAGGGCATTGCTATTCGTCTAAACAAGCACACATCCATGGAGAGTTAGATTATAACCCGTGGGGAATGCTACTGATTACCAATCTACTCGATGCCATAGATCACCTAGAAAAGGGAATCTCGGTACTCACTGAAAAGTGTATTTTCGGAATAGAAGTTAACTCAGAGACACAATCGCGTAATGAGTCTGCCTTGGTGCCACTCGTCGTGCGGGTCAAGTCAAAAATTGGATATAAAGCGACTTTAGACCATGTTAAAGAGGCTAAAAACTCAACTGAATTGAAAGAGACGTTACAAGAGATACTGAAGCGGTAA